From one Henningerozyma blattae CBS 6284 chromosome 1, complete genome genomic stretch:
- the ATG12 gene encoding Atg12p (similar to Saccharomyces cerevisiae ATG12 (YBR217W); ancestral locus Anc_6.113): MEDNQENLEGSRSRLLESENDDNQSDYSNVSSDSQILENQGSVTGTIQKQLKYFSRRLSQLGLEGEAEVPSEVVRLQDPPLATSRILQRLPEATNKVVEKTQKEQLHNSNLDEKINIKFQPIGNIPVLLPSVCKISSNQKFSVILAFLKKRLKLKFVYCYINNSFAPNPHQIVGELWEQFKVKDELIVSYCGSVAFG, encoded by the coding sequence atggaAGACAATCAAGAGAACTTAGAAGGAAGTCGTAGTAGATTGTTAGAAAgtgaaaatgatgataatcAATCTGATTATTCCAATGTTTCATCGGATTCGCAAATATTAGAGAATCAGGGGAGTGTGACAGGCACCATACAAAagcaattaaaatattttagtaGGCGACTTTCACAATTAGGATTAGAAGGAGAAGCAGAAGTTCCTTCAGAAGTGGTTCGCTTACAAGACCCACCTCTTGCTACGTCACGTATCCTTCAAAGACTTCCAGAGGCCACTAATAAAGTTGTAGAAAAGACACAAAAAGAACAACTTCACAATAGTAATTTAGATGAGaagataaatattaaatttcagCCAATTGGGAATATACCTGTTTTACTACCTTCTGtttgtaaaatatcttcaaatcaaaaattcTCCGTAATTTTAgcttttttgaaaaaaagattaaagcTTAAATTTGTCTATTgctatattaataattcatttgcCCCTAATCCTCATCAAATAGTTGGGGAGTTATGGGAACAATTTAAAGTGAAAGATGAACTTATAGTAAGCTATTGTGGTTCCGTAGCCTTCGGTTAG
- the PYC2 gene encoding pyruvate carboxylase 2 (similar to Saccharomyces cerevisiae PYC2 (YBR218C) and PYC1 (YGL062W); ancestral locus Anc_6.115): protein MTNKKFSGLRDNFSLLGEKNKVLVANRGEIPIRIFRTAHELSMRTVAIYSHEDRLAMHRLKADESYVIGAENQYTPVGAYLAIDEIINIAKKHNVDFIHPGYGFLSENSEFARKVTESGITWIGPPAAVIDSVGDKVSARNLAAKVNVPTVPGTPGPIDTVEEAKAFVEKHGFPVIIKAAFGGGGRGMRVVREGDDIADAFQRATSEARTAFGNGTCFIERFLDHPKHIEVQLLADNYGNVVHLFERDCSVQRRHQKVVEVAPAKTLPREVRDSILTDAVKLAKEAGYTNAGTAEFLVDNLGRHYFIEINPRIQVEHTITEEITGIDIVAAQIQIAAGASLEDLGLLQDRITYRGFAIQCRITTEDPSKNFQPDTGRLEVYRSAGGNGVRLDGGNAYVGATISPHYDSMLVKCSCSGSTYEIVRRKMLRSLIEFRIRGVKTNIPFLLTLLTHPVFVSGDYWTTFIDDTPQLFQMVSSKNRAQKLLHYLADLAVNGSSIKGQIGLPKLATRPDIPALHDKNGEVINVTNAEPPSGWRKALLEKGPKEFAKQVREFNGCLIMDTTWRDAHQSLLATRLRTYDLAAIAPTTSFALAGAFALECWGGATFDVAMRFLHEDPWERLRTLRKLVPNIPFQMLLRGANGVAYSSLPDNAINHFVKQAKDNGVDIFRVFDSLNDVEQLKVGIEAVKLAGGVVEATMCYSGDMLQPGKKYNLDYYLELSEKIVGLGTHILGIKDMAGTMKPAAAKLLISSLRKKYPDLPIHVHSHDSAGTAVTSMVACAKYGADVVDVAINSMSGLTSQGSINALLASLDGDIETNINAQHVRELDAYWAEMRLLYSCFEADLKGPDPEVYEHEIPGGQLTNLLFQAQQLGLGEKWKETKRAYREANYLLGDIVKVTPTSKVVGDLAQFMVTNKLTSDDVRRLANSLDFPDSVMDFFEGLLGQPYGGFPEPLRTDILKGKRKKMTSRPGLELQPFDIAAIKEDLQNRFGDIDECDVASYNMYPKVYEDFQKIREKYGDLSVLPTKNFLAPPVTGEEIEVTIEQGKTLIIKCQAVGDLNKATGTREVYFELNGELRKIPVVDRSLKVDIVAKPKADTHDPYQIGAPMAGVIVEVKVHKGSLVKKGQPVAVLSAMKMEMVISSPSDGLVKNVTVADGENVDASDLLITLEDPEPPK from the coding sequence ATGACAAATAAGAAATTCTCTGGTCTAAGAGACAATTTCAGTCTCTTAGGTGAGAAAAACAAGGTCCTTGTGGCCAACAGAGGGGAAATCCCCATCAGAATCTTCAGAACTGCTCACGAGTTGTCAATGAGAACCGTGGCTATCTATTCCCACGAAGATCGTTTGGCTATGCATAGATTGAAAGCTGATGAATCGTATGTCATCGGTGCCGAAAACCAATATACTCCAGTCGGTGCATATCTTGCCATTGATgagattattaatattgcaAAGAAACATAACGTTGATTTCATTCATCCAGGTTATGGGTTTCTTTCAGAAAATTCTGAATTTGCTAGAAAAGTCACAGAGTCTGGGATCACTTGGATTGGTCCACCAGCTGCAGTTATTGATTCAGTAGGTGATAAAGTTTCTGCTAGAAACTTGGCCGCCAAGGTCAATGTCCCAACAGTTCCAGGTACTCCAGGCCCAATTGACACAGTAGAAGAAGCTAAAGCCTTTGTAGAAAAACATGGGTTCCCAGTGATTATTAAAGCAGCCtttggtggtggtggtagAGGTATGAGAGTGGTTCGTGAAGGTGATGATATTGCCGATGCGTTCCAACGTGCCACTTCTGAAGCCCGTACTGCCTTTGGTAATGGTACTTGttttattgaaagattCTTGGATCACCCAAAACACATTGAAGTTCAATTATTAGCTGATAATTATGGTAATGTTGTACATTTATTCGAAAGAGATTGTTCTGTACAAAGAAGACATCAAAAAGTTGTTGAAGTAGCTCCAGCAAAGACTTTGCCAAGAGAAGTTCGTGACTCAATCTTAACTGATGCTGTTAAATTAGCCAAGGAAGCCGGCTACACTAATGCAGGTACTGCTGAATTTTTAGTCGATAATTTAGGTAGACATTATttcattgaaattaatcCAAGAATCCAAGTGGAACATACTATTACAGAAGAAATTACAGGTATCGATATCGTTGCAGCTCAAATCCAAATCGCTGCCGGGGCCTCATTAGAAGATTTAGGTCTTTTACAAGATAGAATCACATATCGTGGATTTGCCATCCAATGTCGTATCACTACTGAAGATCCTTCTAAGAATTTCCAACCGGATACTGGTAGATTAGAAGTCTACCGTTCTGCAGGTGGTAATGGTGTCAGATTAGACGGTGGTAACGCTTATGTAGGTGCTACTATTTCACCTCATTATGATTCTATGTTAGTCAAATGTTCTTGTTCAGGCTCTACTTATGAAATCGTTCGTAGAAAGATGTTACGTTCGTTGATTGAATTCAGAATTAGAGGTGTCAAGACAAATATACCTTTCTTATTGACTTTATTGACTCACCCTGTCTTTGTCTCGGGTGATTATTGGACTACTTTTATCGATGATACCCCACAATTATTCCAAATGGTTTCTTCCAAGAATAGAgctcaaaaattattacattATTTGGCAGATTTAGCTGTCAATGGTTCTTCTATTAAGGGTCAAATCGGGCTACCTAAATTGGCCACTCGTCCAGATATCCCAGCTTTACATGATAAAAATGGTGAAGTCATTAATGTTACTAACGCTGAACCACCTTCAGGTTGGAGAAAAGCCTTATTAGAAAAGGGTCCTAAGGAATTCGCTAAACAAGTCCGTGAATTTAACGGTTGCTTGATTATGGATACTACTTGGAGAGATGCTCATCAATCTCTATTAGCCACAAGACTAAGAACTTACGATTTAGCAGCAATTGCTCCAACAACTTCTTTTGCCCTAGCAGGTGCATTTGCCCTGGAATGTTGGGGTGGTGCCACTTTCGATGTTGCTATGAGATTCTTGCATGAAGATCCATGGGAACGTTTAAGAACTTTAAGAAAATTAGTTCCAAATATTCCTTTCCAAATGTTATTACGTGGTGCTAACGGGGTAGCATATTCTTCTTTACCTGATAACGCCATTAATCATTTCGTTAAACAAGCAAAGGACAATGGTGTCGATATCTTTAGAGTCTTTGATTCTTTGAACGACGTAGAACAATTAAAAGTTGGTATTGAAGCTGTTAAATTAGCAGGTGGTGTAGTCGAAGCCACTATGTGCTATTCGGGTGATATGCTACAACCAGgtaagaaatataatttagattattatttggaattgtctgaaaaaattgtaGGATTAGGTACTCATATTTTGGGTATCAAAGATATGGCTGGTACCATGAAGCCTGCTGCTGCTAAGCTATtgatttcatctttaaGAAAGAAATACCCAGATTTACCAATCCATGTTCACTCTCATGATTCTGCAGGTACTGCTGTCACTTCTATGGTTGCTTGTGCTAAATATGGTGCTGATGTAGTAGATGTTGCCATTAATTCCATGTCTGGTTTAACTTCTCAAGGTTCTATCAACGCTTTATTAGCTTCTTTAGATGGTGATATCgaaactaatattaatgcCCAACACGTTAGAGAATTAGATGCATACTGGGCAGAAATGAGATTGTTATACTCTTGTTTCGAAGCAGACTTGAAAGGTCCAGATCCAGAAGTTTATGAACATGAAATTCCAGGTGGTCAATTAACTAACTTATTATTCCAAGCACAACAATTAGGCTTGGGTGAAAAATGGAAAGAAACAAAACGTGCTTACAGGGAAGCCAATTACTTATTGGGTGATATCGTCAAAGTCACACCGACTTCTAAAGTTGTGGGTGATTTAGCACAATTCATGGTTACCAACAAATTGACTTCAGATGATGTTAGACGTTTAGCAAATTCTTTAGATTTCCCAGATTCAGTCATGGACTTCTTTGAAGGTTTATTAGGTCAACCATATGGTGGATTCCCAGAACCATTAAGAACTGATATCTTAAAGGGTAAGAGAAAGAAGATGACCTCTCGTCCTGGTTTGGAATTACAACCATTCGATATTGCAGCTATTAAGGAAGACTTGCAAAACAGATTCGGTGACATTGATGAATGTGATGTTGCTTCTTATAATATGTATCCAAAGGTCTATGAAGATTTCCAAAAGATTCGAGAAAAATATGGTGATTTATCTGTCTTACCAACCAAGAATTTCTTAGCTCCACCTGTTACTggtgaagaaattgaagtCACTATTGAGCAAGGTAAaactttaattattaaatgtcAAGCAGTCGGTGATCTAAATAAAGCTACCGGTACAAGAGAAGTTTATTTCGAATTGAATGGTGAATTAAGAAAGATCCCTGTGGTCGATAGATCCTTAAAGGTTGACATTGTTGCTAAGCCAAAAGCTGATACCCATGATCCATATCAAATTGGTGCTCCAATGGCAGGTGTCATTGTCGAAGTTAAAGTTCATAAGGGCTCTCTAGTTAAAAAGGGTCAACCAGTTGCTGTCCTAAGTGCCATGAAGATGGAGATGGTAATTTCTTCTCCATCTGATGGTCTAGTGAAAAATGTCACCGTTGCAGATGGTGAAAATGTCGATGCATCAGATCTATTAATCACATTAGAAGATCCAGAACCaccaaaataa